The Candidatus Rokuibacteriota bacterium genome contains the following window.
GCCGGCGATCGGGTGCGGGATCGAGACGACGCCGTGCTGGTCGCAGTGGAGGAGGTCGCCCGGCGTCACCCAGAGCCCGCCCACCTTGACCGGGAGCCCGAAGTCCACCATGTGGACCCAGGCGTGGGAGACCGAGACGTGGGCCGCCGCGAACTGAAAGCCGATCGCCCTCACCTCGTCCAGATCGCGCACGGATCCGTCGGTCACCACTCCCGCGCAGCCCAGGGCTTTGTGGATGTTGGCCTGAACCTCGCCCCACTGGGCGCCCTGGCCACGCGGGTCGTCGAGGTCGTGGACGACCACGACGCGCGGCGCCGGGATCGACACGATGTAGTCCCACCAGCCGAAGACGCTCGCCCGGTGCCCCTCCTGGGGCTCTGGCTC
Protein-coding sequences here:
- a CDS encoding RraA family protein, producing MPLTEHELDALRKISSPSVANAIETFKLRSRSEGFMASEIRALFPELGPLVGYAVTAVIRAEPEPQEGHRASVFGWWDYIVSIPAPRVVVVHDLDDPRGQGAQWGEVQANIHKALGCAGVVTDGSVRDLDEVRAIGFQFAAAHVSVSHAWVHMVDFGLPVKVGGLWVTPGDLLHCDQHGVVSIPHPIAGQIAEAVTKVEAAERRIIQTCQAPDFSVEKLKAVYREIRPGTY